One Symphalangus syndactylus isolate Jambi chromosome 9, NHGRI_mSymSyn1-v2.1_pri, whole genome shotgun sequence DNA segment encodes these proteins:
- the ALKBH4 gene encoding alpha-ketoglutarate-dependent dioxygenase alkB homolog 4: MAAAAAETPEVLRECGCKGIRTCLICERQRGGDPPWELPPAKTYRFMYCSDTGWAVGAEESDFEGWAFPFPGVMLIEDFVTREEEAELVRLMDRDPWKLSQSGRRKQDYGPKVNFRKQKLKTEGFCGLPSFSREVVRRMGLYPGLEGFRPVEQCNLDYCPERGSAIDPHLDDAWLWGERLVSLNLLSPTVLSMCREAPGSLLLCSAPSAAPEALVDSVIAPSRSVLCQEVEVAIPLPTRSLLVLTGAARHQWKHAIHRRHIEARRVGVTFRELSAEFGPGGRQQELGQELLRIALSFQGRPV, from the exons ATGGCGGCGGCTGCCGCCGAGACTCCCGAGGTCCTTCGGGAATGCGGTTGCAAGGGCATCCGGACCTGTCTGATCTGCGAGCGGCAGCGCGGCGGTGACCCGCCCTGGGAGCTGCCCCCAGCG AAAACATACCGTTTCATGTACTGCTCCGACACCGGCTGGGCCGTGGGCGCAGAGGAGTCTGACTTTGAGGGCTGGGCCTTCCCCTTCCCAGGAGTGATGCTGATCGAGGACTTTGTGACCCGGGAGGAAGAAGCCGAGTTGGTGCGGCTCATGGACCGTGACCCCTGGAAGCTCTCCCAGTCTGGACGGAGGAAGCAG GACTATGGCCCCAAAGTCAACTTTCGGAAACAGAAGCTAAAGACCGAGGGCTTCTGCGGCCTACCCAGCTTCAGCCGGGAGGTAGTGCGGAGGATGGGCCTCTACCCGGGGCTGGAGGGCTTCCGGCCCGTCGAGCAGTGCAACCTGGACTACTGCCCCGAGCGCGGCTCTGCCATCGACCCCCACCTGGACGACGCCTGGCTGTGGGGGGAGCGGCTggtcagcctcaacctcctgtccCCCACCGTGCTGTCCATGTGTCGGGAGGCGCCCGGGAGCCTGCTCCTCTGCTCGGCCCCGTCGGCTGCCCCGGAGGCCTTGGTGGACAGCGTGATAGCACCCAGCAGGTCGGTGCTatgccaggaggtggaggtggccatCCCCTTACCCACCCGCTCCCTGCTGGTCCTCACGGGGGCTGCACGGCACCAGTGGAAGCACGCCATCCACCGCAGACACATCGAGGCCCGCCGTGTCGGTGTCACTTTCCGGGAGCTGTCAGCCGAGTTTGGCCCCGGAGGGAGGCAGCAAGAGCTGGGCCAGGAACTGCTGCGGATCGCCCTCTCCTTCCAGGGAAGACCCGTGTGA
- the LRWD1 gene encoding leucine-rich repeat and WD repeat-containing protein 1 isoform X2: MGPLSARLLMQRGRPKSDRLGKIRSLDLSGLELLSEHLDPKLLCRLTQLQELDLSNNQLETLPDNLGLSHLRVLRCANNQLGDVTALCQFPKLEELSLEGNPFLTVNDNLKVSFLLPTLRKVNGKDASSTYSQVENLNRELTSRVTAHWEKFMATLGPEEEAEKAQADFVKSAVRDVRYGPESLSEFTQWRVQMISEELVASSRTQVQKANSPEKPPEAGAAHKPRARLAALKRPDDIPLSLSPSKRACASPSAQVEGGPVAGSDGSQPAVKLEPLHFLQCHSKNNSPQDLETQLWACAFEPAWEEGATSQTVATCGGEAVCVIDCQTGIVLHKYKAPGEEFFSVAWTALMVVTQAGHKKRWSVLAAAGLRGLVRLLHVRAGFCCGVIRAHKKAIATLCFSPAHETHLFTASYDKRIILWDIGVPNQDYEFQASQLLTLDTTSIPLRLCPVASCPDACLLAGCEGGCCCWDVRLDQPQKRRVCEVEFVFSEGSEASGRRVDGLAFVNEDVVASKGSGLGTICLWSWRQTWGGRGSQSTVAVVVLARLQWSPTELAYFSLSACPDKGIVLCGDEEGNVWLYDVSNILKQPPLLPAAPQAPTQILKWPQPWALGQAVTKTMVNTVVANASFTYLTALTDSNIVAIWGRM, encoded by the exons ATGGGCCCCCTCTCGGCGCGGCTGCTAATGCAGCGCGGACGCCCCAAGAGCGACCGGCTGGGGAAGATCCGGAGTCTGGA CCTGTCAGGATTGGAGCTGCTCTCCGAGCACCTGGACCCCAAGCTCCTGTGCCGCCTGACGCAGCTGCAGGAGCTTGACCTGTCTAACAACCAGCTGGAGACGCTGCCGGACAACCTGGGCCTGTCCCACCTGCGTGTCCTCCGCTGCGCCAACAACCAGCTGGGGGATGTCACTGCCTTGTGCCAGTTCCCCAAGCTCGAGGAACTCAGCCTGGAGGGCAACCCCTTCCTGACG GTCAATGACAACCTGAAAGTCTCCTTTCTCCTGCCCACGCTCCGTAAGGTCAATGGCAAGGATGCGTCCTCAACTTACTCTCAGGTGGAGAACCTGAATCGGGAGCTGACCAGCAGG GTCACAGCTCACTGGGAGAAGTTCATGGCCACACTGGGCCCTGAAGAGGAGGCTGAGAAGGCCCAGGCGGACTTTGTGAAGTCGGCTGTCAGGGATGTCCGCTACGGGCCTGAGTCCCTCAGCGAGTTCACCCAGTGGCGG GTGCAGATGATCTCTGAGGAGCTGGTGGCCTCCAGTAGGACCCAGGTGCAAAAGGCTAACAGCCCAGAGAAGCCCCCAGAAGCTGGAGCTGCCCACAAGCCCAGG GCCAGACTGGCGGCCTTGAAACGGCCAGACGACATCCCACTCAGTCTCTCTCCCAGCAAGCGGGCATGTGCCTCCCCATCGGCCCAGGTGGAGGGCGGCCCTGTGGCAGGCTCCGATGGCAGCCAG CCTGCTGTGAAGCTGGAGCCCCTGCACTTCTTGCAGTGCCACAGCAAGAACAACAGCCCCCAGGACCTCGAGACCCAGCTGTGGGCCTGTGCCTTCGAGCCGGCCTGGGAGGAGG GGGCCACATCCCAGACCGTGGCCACATGCGGCGGAGAGGCTGTATGCGTAATTGACTGCCAGACGGGCATCGTGCTCCACAAGTACAAGGCACCCGGCGAG GAGTTCTTTTCTGTGGCCTGGACCGCCCTGATGGTGGTTACACAGGCCGGCCACAAGAAGCGTTGGAGTGTGCTGGCGGCCGCAGGCCTGCGGGGCCTGGTCCGGCTGCTGCACGTGCGTGCTGGCTTCTGCTGCGGGGTCATCCGGGCCCACAAGAAGGCCATCGCCACCCTGTGCTTCAGCCCCGCCCACGAGACCCACCTCTTCA CGGCCTCCTATGACAAGCGGATCATCCTGTGGGACATCGGTGTGCCCAACCAGGACTACGAATTCCAGGCCAG CCAGCTGCTCACACTGGACACCACCTCCATCCCCCTGCGCCTCTGCCCTGTCGCCTCCTGCCCGGATGCCTGCCTGCTGGCCGGCTGTGAGggcggctgctgctgctgggacGTGCGGCTGGACCAGCCCCAAAAGAGGAG GGTGTGTGAAGTGGAATTCGTCTTCTCTGAGGGCTCGGAGGCATCTGGACGGAGAGTGGATGGGCTGGCATTTGTGAATGAGGACGTCGTGG CCTCCAAGGGGAGCGGCCTGGGCACTATCTGCCTGTGGAGCTGGAGGCAGACGTGGGGGGGCCGGGGCAGCCAGTCCACGGTGGCAGTGGTAGTCCTGGCGCGGCTGCAGTGGTCGCCCACCGAGTTGGCCTACTTCTCGCTCAGCGCCTGCCCTG ATAAGGGGATTGTGCTCTGTGGGGATGAGGAGGGCAACGTGTGGCTCTATGATGTCAGCAACATCCTGAAGCAGCCACCCCTACTGCCGGCAGCCCCGCAGGCCCCCACGCAG ATTCTGAAGTGGCCCCAGCCCTGGGCCCTTGGCCAGGCGGTGACCAAGACCATGGTGAACACGGTGGTGGCCAATGCCTCCTTCACCTACCTCACTGCCCTGACGGACTCCAACATCGTAGCCATCTGGGGGAGGATGTAG
- the LRWD1 gene encoding leucine-rich repeat and WD repeat-containing protein 1 isoform X1 produces MGPLSARLLMQRGRPKSDRLGKIRSLDLSGLELLSEHLDPKLLCRLTQLQELDLSNNQLETLPDNLGLSHLRVLRCANNQLGDVTALCQFPKLEELSLEGNPFLTVNDNLKVSFLLPTLRKVNGKDASSTYSQVENLNRELTSRVTAHWEKFMATLGPEEEAEKAQADFVKSAVRDVRYGPESLSEFTQWRVQMISEELVASSRTQVQKANSPEKPPEAGAAHKPRARLAALKRPDDIPLSLSPSKRACASPSAQVEGGPVAGSDGSQPAVKLEPLHFLQCHSKNNSPQDLETQLWACAFEPAWEEGATSQTVATCGGEAVCVIDCQTGIVLHKYKAPGEEFFSVAWTALMVVTQAGHKKRWSVLAAAGLRGLVRLLHVRAGFCCGVIRAHKKAIATLCFSPAHETHLFTASYDKRIILWDIGVPNQDYEFQASQLLTLDTTSIPLRLCPVASCPDACLLAGCEGGCCCWDVRLDQPQKRRVCEVEFVFSEGSEASGRRVDGLAFVNEDVVASKGSGLGTICLWSWRQTWGGRGSQSTVAVVVLARLQWSPTELAYFSLSACPADKGIVLCGDEEGNVWLYDVSNILKQPPLLPAAPQAPTQILKWPQPWALGQAVTKTMVNTVVANASFTYLTALTDSNIVAIWGRM; encoded by the exons ATGGGCCCCCTCTCGGCGCGGCTGCTAATGCAGCGCGGACGCCCCAAGAGCGACCGGCTGGGGAAGATCCGGAGTCTGGA CCTGTCAGGATTGGAGCTGCTCTCCGAGCACCTGGACCCCAAGCTCCTGTGCCGCCTGACGCAGCTGCAGGAGCTTGACCTGTCTAACAACCAGCTGGAGACGCTGCCGGACAACCTGGGCCTGTCCCACCTGCGTGTCCTCCGCTGCGCCAACAACCAGCTGGGGGATGTCACTGCCTTGTGCCAGTTCCCCAAGCTCGAGGAACTCAGCCTGGAGGGCAACCCCTTCCTGACG GTCAATGACAACCTGAAAGTCTCCTTTCTCCTGCCCACGCTCCGTAAGGTCAATGGCAAGGATGCGTCCTCAACTTACTCTCAGGTGGAGAACCTGAATCGGGAGCTGACCAGCAGG GTCACAGCTCACTGGGAGAAGTTCATGGCCACACTGGGCCCTGAAGAGGAGGCTGAGAAGGCCCAGGCGGACTTTGTGAAGTCGGCTGTCAGGGATGTCCGCTACGGGCCTGAGTCCCTCAGCGAGTTCACCCAGTGGCGG GTGCAGATGATCTCTGAGGAGCTGGTGGCCTCCAGTAGGACCCAGGTGCAAAAGGCTAACAGCCCAGAGAAGCCCCCAGAAGCTGGAGCTGCCCACAAGCCCAGG GCCAGACTGGCGGCCTTGAAACGGCCAGACGACATCCCACTCAGTCTCTCTCCCAGCAAGCGGGCATGTGCCTCCCCATCGGCCCAGGTGGAGGGCGGCCCTGTGGCAGGCTCCGATGGCAGCCAG CCTGCTGTGAAGCTGGAGCCCCTGCACTTCTTGCAGTGCCACAGCAAGAACAACAGCCCCCAGGACCTCGAGACCCAGCTGTGGGCCTGTGCCTTCGAGCCGGCCTGGGAGGAGG GGGCCACATCCCAGACCGTGGCCACATGCGGCGGAGAGGCTGTATGCGTAATTGACTGCCAGACGGGCATCGTGCTCCACAAGTACAAGGCACCCGGCGAG GAGTTCTTTTCTGTGGCCTGGACCGCCCTGATGGTGGTTACACAGGCCGGCCACAAGAAGCGTTGGAGTGTGCTGGCGGCCGCAGGCCTGCGGGGCCTGGTCCGGCTGCTGCACGTGCGTGCTGGCTTCTGCTGCGGGGTCATCCGGGCCCACAAGAAGGCCATCGCCACCCTGTGCTTCAGCCCCGCCCACGAGACCCACCTCTTCA CGGCCTCCTATGACAAGCGGATCATCCTGTGGGACATCGGTGTGCCCAACCAGGACTACGAATTCCAGGCCAG CCAGCTGCTCACACTGGACACCACCTCCATCCCCCTGCGCCTCTGCCCTGTCGCCTCCTGCCCGGATGCCTGCCTGCTGGCCGGCTGTGAGggcggctgctgctgctgggacGTGCGGCTGGACCAGCCCCAAAAGAGGAG GGTGTGTGAAGTGGAATTCGTCTTCTCTGAGGGCTCGGAGGCATCTGGACGGAGAGTGGATGGGCTGGCATTTGTGAATGAGGACGTCGTGG CCTCCAAGGGGAGCGGCCTGGGCACTATCTGCCTGTGGAGCTGGAGGCAGACGTGGGGGGGCCGGGGCAGCCAGTCCACGGTGGCAGTGGTAGTCCTGGCGCGGCTGCAGTGGTCGCCCACCGAGTTGGCCTACTTCTCGCTCAGCGCCTGCCCTG CAGATAAGGGGATTGTGCTCTGTGGGGATGAGGAGGGCAACGTGTGGCTCTATGATGTCAGCAACATCCTGAAGCAGCCACCCCTACTGCCGGCAGCCCCGCAGGCCCCCACGCAG ATTCTGAAGTGGCCCCAGCCCTGGGCCCTTGGCCAGGCGGTGACCAAGACCATGGTGAACACGGTGGTGGCCAATGCCTCCTTCACCTACCTCACTGCCCTGACGGACTCCAACATCGTAGCCATCTGGGGGAGGATGTAG
- the LRWD1 gene encoding leucine-rich repeat and WD repeat-containing protein 1 isoform X3: MGPLSARLLMQRGRPKSDRLGKIRSLDLSGLELLSEHLDPKLLCRLTQLQELDLSNNQLETLPDNLGLSHLRVLRCANNQLGDVTALCQFPKLEELSLEGNPFLTVNDNLKVSFLLPTLRKVNGKDASSTYSQVENLNRELTSRVTAHWEKFMATLGPEEEAEKAQADFVKSAVRDVRYGPESLSEFTQWRVQMISEELVASSRTQVQKANSPEKPPEAGAAHKPRPAVKLEPLHFLQCHSKNNSPQDLETQLWACAFEPAWEEGATSQTVATCGGEAVCVIDCQTGIVLHKYKAPGEEFFSVAWTALMVVTQAGHKKRWSVLAAAGLRGLVRLLHVRAGFCCGVIRAHKKAIATLCFSPAHETHLFTASYDKRIILWDIGVPNQDYEFQASQLLTLDTTSIPLRLCPVASCPDACLLAGCEGGCCCWDVRLDQPQKRRVCEVEFVFSEGSEASGRRVDGLAFVNEDVVASKGSGLGTICLWSWRQTWGGRGSQSTVAVVVLARLQWSPTELAYFSLSACPADKGIVLCGDEEGNVWLYDVSNILKQPPLLPAAPQAPTQILKWPQPWALGQAVTKTMVNTVVANASFTYLTALTDSNIVAIWGRM; the protein is encoded by the exons ATGGGCCCCCTCTCGGCGCGGCTGCTAATGCAGCGCGGACGCCCCAAGAGCGACCGGCTGGGGAAGATCCGGAGTCTGGA CCTGTCAGGATTGGAGCTGCTCTCCGAGCACCTGGACCCCAAGCTCCTGTGCCGCCTGACGCAGCTGCAGGAGCTTGACCTGTCTAACAACCAGCTGGAGACGCTGCCGGACAACCTGGGCCTGTCCCACCTGCGTGTCCTCCGCTGCGCCAACAACCAGCTGGGGGATGTCACTGCCTTGTGCCAGTTCCCCAAGCTCGAGGAACTCAGCCTGGAGGGCAACCCCTTCCTGACG GTCAATGACAACCTGAAAGTCTCCTTTCTCCTGCCCACGCTCCGTAAGGTCAATGGCAAGGATGCGTCCTCAACTTACTCTCAGGTGGAGAACCTGAATCGGGAGCTGACCAGCAGG GTCACAGCTCACTGGGAGAAGTTCATGGCCACACTGGGCCCTGAAGAGGAGGCTGAGAAGGCCCAGGCGGACTTTGTGAAGTCGGCTGTCAGGGATGTCCGCTACGGGCCTGAGTCCCTCAGCGAGTTCACCCAGTGGCGG GTGCAGATGATCTCTGAGGAGCTGGTGGCCTCCAGTAGGACCCAGGTGCAAAAGGCTAACAGCCCAGAGAAGCCCCCAGAAGCTGGAGCTGCCCACAAGCCCAGG CCTGCTGTGAAGCTGGAGCCCCTGCACTTCTTGCAGTGCCACAGCAAGAACAACAGCCCCCAGGACCTCGAGACCCAGCTGTGGGCCTGTGCCTTCGAGCCGGCCTGGGAGGAGG GGGCCACATCCCAGACCGTGGCCACATGCGGCGGAGAGGCTGTATGCGTAATTGACTGCCAGACGGGCATCGTGCTCCACAAGTACAAGGCACCCGGCGAG GAGTTCTTTTCTGTGGCCTGGACCGCCCTGATGGTGGTTACACAGGCCGGCCACAAGAAGCGTTGGAGTGTGCTGGCGGCCGCAGGCCTGCGGGGCCTGGTCCGGCTGCTGCACGTGCGTGCTGGCTTCTGCTGCGGGGTCATCCGGGCCCACAAGAAGGCCATCGCCACCCTGTGCTTCAGCCCCGCCCACGAGACCCACCTCTTCA CGGCCTCCTATGACAAGCGGATCATCCTGTGGGACATCGGTGTGCCCAACCAGGACTACGAATTCCAGGCCAG CCAGCTGCTCACACTGGACACCACCTCCATCCCCCTGCGCCTCTGCCCTGTCGCCTCCTGCCCGGATGCCTGCCTGCTGGCCGGCTGTGAGggcggctgctgctgctgggacGTGCGGCTGGACCAGCCCCAAAAGAGGAG GGTGTGTGAAGTGGAATTCGTCTTCTCTGAGGGCTCGGAGGCATCTGGACGGAGAGTGGATGGGCTGGCATTTGTGAATGAGGACGTCGTGG CCTCCAAGGGGAGCGGCCTGGGCACTATCTGCCTGTGGAGCTGGAGGCAGACGTGGGGGGGCCGGGGCAGCCAGTCCACGGTGGCAGTGGTAGTCCTGGCGCGGCTGCAGTGGTCGCCCACCGAGTTGGCCTACTTCTCGCTCAGCGCCTGCCCTG CAGATAAGGGGATTGTGCTCTGTGGGGATGAGGAGGGCAACGTGTGGCTCTATGATGTCAGCAACATCCTGAAGCAGCCACCCCTACTGCCGGCAGCCCCGCAGGCCCCCACGCAG ATTCTGAAGTGGCCCCAGCCCTGGGCCCTTGGCCAGGCGGTGACCAAGACCATGGTGAACACGGTGGTGGCCAATGCCTCCTTCACCTACCTCACTGCCCTGACGGACTCCAACATCGTAGCCATCTGGGGGAGGATGTAG
- the POLR2J gene encoding DNA-directed RNA polymerase II subunit RPB11-a isoform X2, with translation MNAPPAFESFLLFEGEKKITINKDTKVPNACLFTINKEDHTLGNIIKSQLLKDPQVLFAGYKVPHPLEHKIIIRVQTTPDYSPQEAFTNAITDLISELSLLEERFRVAIKDKQEGIE, from the exons ATGAACGCCCCTCCAGCCTTCGAGTCGTTCTTGCTCTTCGAGGGCGAGAAGAA GATCACCATTAACAAGGACACCAAGGTACCCAATGCCTGTTTATTCACCATCAACAAAGAAGACCACACACTGGGAAACATCATTAAATC ACAACTCCTAAAGGACCCGCAGGTGCTATTTGCTGGCTACAAAGTCCCCCACCCCTTGGAGCACAAGATCATCATCCGAGTGCAGACCACGCCGGACTACAGCCCCCAGGAAGCCTTCACCAACGCCATCACCGACCTCATCAGTGAGCTGTCCCTGCTGGAGGAGCGCTTCCGG GTGGCCATAAAAGACAAGCAGGAAGGAATTGAGTAG
- the POLR2J gene encoding DNA-directed RNA polymerase II subunit RPB11-a isoform X1: MNAPPAFESFLLFEGEKKITINKDTKVPNACLFTINKEDHTLGNIIKSQLLKDPQVLFAGYKVPHPLEHKIIIRVQTTPDYSPQEAFTNAITDLISELSLLEERFRVRAGPGGADGVAIKDKQEGIE, from the exons ATGAACGCCCCTCCAGCCTTCGAGTCGTTCTTGCTCTTCGAGGGCGAGAAGAA GATCACCATTAACAAGGACACCAAGGTACCCAATGCCTGTTTATTCACCATCAACAAAGAAGACCACACACTGGGAAACATCATTAAATC ACAACTCCTAAAGGACCCGCAGGTGCTATTTGCTGGCTACAAAGTCCCCCACCCCTTGGAGCACAAGATCATCATCCGAGTGCAGACCACGCCGGACTACAGCCCCCAGGAAGCCTTCACCAACGCCATCACCGACCTCATCAGTGAGCTGTCCCTGCTGGAGGAGCGCTTCCGGGTGAGGGCGGGGCCTGGAGGGGCAGACGGG GTGGCCATAAAAGACAAGCAGGAAGGAATTGAGTAG
- the POLR2J gene encoding DNA-directed RNA polymerase II subunit RPB11-a isoform X3, producing the protein MNAPPAFESFLLFEGEKKQLLKDPQVLFAGYKVPHPLEHKIIIRVQTTPDYSPQEAFTNAITDLISELSLLEERFRVAIKDKQEGIE; encoded by the exons ATGAACGCCCCTCCAGCCTTCGAGTCGTTCTTGCTCTTCGAGGGCGAGAAGAA ACAACTCCTAAAGGACCCGCAGGTGCTATTTGCTGGCTACAAAGTCCCCCACCCCTTGGAGCACAAGATCATCATCCGAGTGCAGACCACGCCGGACTACAGCCCCCAGGAAGCCTTCACCAACGCCATCACCGACCTCATCAGTGAGCTGTCCCTGCTGGAGGAGCGCTTCCGG GTGGCCATAAAAGACAAGCAGGAAGGAATTGAGTAG
- the POLR2J gene encoding DNA-directed RNA polymerase II subunit RPB11-a isoform X4, with amino-acid sequence MNAPPAFESFLLFEGEKKITINKDTKVPNACLFTINKEDHTLGNIIKSQLLKDPQVLFAGYKVPHPLEHKIIIRVQTTPDYSPQEAFTNAITDLISELSLLEERFRVRAGPGGADGVGWTPACVPRPGTALACFFGGPGGEAAVMEEQGLPPQAPGRVD; translated from the exons ATGAACGCCCCTCCAGCCTTCGAGTCGTTCTTGCTCTTCGAGGGCGAGAAGAA GATCACCATTAACAAGGACACCAAGGTACCCAATGCCTGTTTATTCACCATCAACAAAGAAGACCACACACTGGGAAACATCATTAAATC ACAACTCCTAAAGGACCCGCAGGTGCTATTTGCTGGCTACAAAGTCCCCCACCCCTTGGAGCACAAGATCATCATCCGAGTGCAGACCACGCCGGACTACAGCCCCCAGGAAGCCTTCACCAACGCCATCACCGACCTCATCAGTGAGCTGTCCCTGCTGGAGGAGCGCTTCCGGGTGAGGGCGGGGCCTGGAGGGGCAGACGGGGTGGGCTGGACACCGGCCTGTGTGCCCAGGCCTGGGACAGCCCTGGCCTGTTTCTTCGGAGGTCCTGGGGGAGAGGCAGCAGTGATGGAAGAGCAGGGACTTCCACCACAGGCTCCAGGACGTGTGGACTGA